In Limibacter armeniacum, a single window of DNA contains:
- a CDS encoding YbjN domain-containing protein, which yields MNHFEKVRDYLLDLGYNITHEDSTEELFVIQDEEKNLMNVIVDCEDPILIIEMPIIEIKDDASVYKELLIKNREIVHGAFTLDNDGKKLIFRDTLQLENLDLNELEGSLNSLALLLSEYYNQLIEYAKN from the coding sequence ATGAACCATTTTGAAAAAGTTCGTGACTACCTGCTAGACTTAGGGTACAACATCACGCATGAAGATTCAACTGAAGAGCTGTTTGTGATTCAGGATGAGGAAAAAAACTTGATGAATGTAATTGTTGATTGTGAAGATCCTATCCTGATTATTGAAATGCCGATCATTGAAATCAAGGATGATGCAAGTGTATACAAAGAACTGCTGATCAAAAACAGAGAAATTGTACATGGCGCATTTACATTGGACAATGATGGCAAGAAACTGATTTTCAGAGACACCTTACAGCTTGAGAATCTTGACCTAAATGAATTGGAAGGCTCTCTTAACTCTTTGGCTCTTTTGCTTTCAGAGTATTACA